One Oryza glaberrima chromosome 11, OglaRS2, whole genome shotgun sequence genomic region harbors:
- the LOC127754681 gene encoding serine carboxypeptidase-like 18 isoform X4, with protein sequence MGKEASAMVARRSTSRRDWRRWWWRLLPLACCLVCWVASSAAAAGVAVASLPGFDGPLPFSLETGYVEVNESTGVRLFYYFVQSEKDPNVDPLLLWLSGGPGCSSLSGLTHEIGPFQFAAKRYYSGGLPKIIYQPETWTKVSNIIFVDSPVGAGFSYAATQEGSKTSDTKTVKQLVIFLRKWLHDHPQFLLNPLYIGGDSYSGYIVPTLALAIDESNDSGDKPILNLMGYVAGNPRTERQFDEGGKIPFLHGMGLISNELYEHAKETCRGKYNAPGNARCEQSMKVIHDCTKDINMLHVLEPFCDVGSPGIHNNEATDGMIRLMLESASAANDDIIEFKCRKASYVVLKIWANDKTVRESLGVHKITLQMCIVQWSII encoded by the exons ATGGGAAAGGAAGCAAGCGCGATGGTTGCGAGGAGAAGCACCAGCCGCCGTGattggaggaggtggtggtggcggctgctGCCTCTCGCCTGCTGCTTGGTTTGTTGGGttgcctcgtcggcggcggcggccggtgtcgCCGTGGCGAGCCTTCCTGGATTCGACGGCCCACTGCCATTCTCCCTCGAGACCGG ATACGTGGAGGTGAACGAGAGTACGGGCGTGCGCCTCTTCTACTACTTTGTCCAGTCAGAGAAGGATCCTAATGTAGACCCACTTTTATTGTGGCTATCAGGTGGGCCCGGCTGTTCTAGTCTCTCTGGCCTAACCCACGAGATAG GACCATTCCAATTCGCCGCAAAACGGTATTACAGTGGAGGATTGCCGAAAATTATCTATCAACCAGAGACTTGGACTAAG GTGAGCAACATAATTTTTGTGGATTCTCCTGTAGGGGCAGGATTCTCATACGCGGCAACACAGGAAGGCTCCAAGACTAGCGATACCAAGACAGTGAAACAGCTTGTTATTTTCCTCAGAAAG TGGCTTCATGATCATCCCCAGTTCTTGCTGAATCCGCTGTATATTGGAGGTGACTCATATAGTGGTTATATTGTACCTACACTTGCACTAGCGATTGATGAAA GCAATGATTCAGGAGATAAACCAATTTTGAATCTCATG GGGTACGTTGCTGGCAATCCAAGGACCGAACGCCAATTTGATGAAGGTGGTAAAATTCCATTTCTCCATGGCATGGGACTTATATCCAATGAACTTTATGAG CATGCTAAGGAAACCTGCAGAGGGAAATACAATGCCCCAGGGAATGCTCGATGTGAGCAGTCTATGAAAGTTATACACGAT TGCACAAAGGACATCAACATGCTACATGTTCTTGAGCCATTTTGTGACGTCGGGAGCCCCGGGATCCATAACAATGAAGCGACAGATGGAATGATTAGGCTCATGCTGGAGTCTGCTTCTGCTGCTAATGATGACATTATTGAATTCAAGTGTAGA AAAGCTTCTTATGTGGTTTTAAAAATATGGGCAAATGATAAAACTGTAAGGGAGAGTCTTGGTGTGCACAAG ATTACATTGCAGATGTGTATAGTACAGTGGAGTATCATTTGA
- the LOC127754681 gene encoding serine carboxypeptidase-like 7 isoform X2: MGKEASAMVARRSTSRRDWRRWWWRLLPLACCLVCWVASSAAAAGVAVASLPGFDGPLPFSLETGYVEVNESTGVRLFYYFVQSEKDPNVDPLLLWLSGGPGCSSLSGLTHEIGPFQFAAKRYYSGGLPKIIYQPETWTKEGSKTSDTKTVKQLVIFLRKWLHDHPQFLLNPLYIGGDSYSGYIVPTLALAIDESNDSGDKPILNLMGYVAGNPRTERQFDEGGKIPFLHGMGLISNELYEHAKETCRGKYNAPGNARCEQSMKVIHDCTKDINMLHVLEPFCDVGSPGIHNNEATDGMIRLMLESASAANDDIIEFKCRKASYVVLKIWANDKTVRESLGVHKGTVGEWIRCNFDVDYIADVYSTVEYHLTLMRKGYRALIYSGDHDCQVPFTGTQAWIRFLNLSVVDDWRPWYAAGQVAGFTRSYANNNLIYATVKGAGHTAPEYKPKECLEMFARWISGNTL, encoded by the exons ATGGGAAAGGAAGCAAGCGCGATGGTTGCGAGGAGAAGCACCAGCCGCCGTGattggaggaggtggtggtggcggctgctGCCTCTCGCCTGCTGCTTGGTTTGTTGGGttgcctcgtcggcggcggcggccggtgtcgCCGTGGCGAGCCTTCCTGGATTCGACGGCCCACTGCCATTCTCCCTCGAGACCGG ATACGTGGAGGTGAACGAGAGTACGGGCGTGCGCCTCTTCTACTACTTTGTCCAGTCAGAGAAGGATCCTAATGTAGACCCACTTTTATTGTGGCTATCAGGTGGGCCCGGCTGTTCTAGTCTCTCTGGCCTAACCCACGAGATAG GACCATTCCAATTCGCCGCAAAACGGTATTACAGTGGAGGATTGCCGAAAATTATCTATCAACCAGAGACTTGGACTAAG GAAGGCTCCAAGACTAGCGATACCAAGACAGTGAAACAGCTTGTTATTTTCCTCAGAAAG TGGCTTCATGATCATCCCCAGTTCTTGCTGAATCCGCTGTATATTGGAGGTGACTCATATAGTGGTTATATTGTACCTACACTTGCACTAGCGATTGATGAAA GCAATGATTCAGGAGATAAACCAATTTTGAATCTCATG GGGTACGTTGCTGGCAATCCAAGGACCGAACGCCAATTTGATGAAGGTGGTAAAATTCCATTTCTCCATGGCATGGGACTTATATCCAATGAACTTTATGAG CATGCTAAGGAAACCTGCAGAGGGAAATACAATGCCCCAGGGAATGCTCGATGTGAGCAGTCTATGAAAGTTATACACGAT TGCACAAAGGACATCAACATGCTACATGTTCTTGAGCCATTTTGTGACGTCGGGAGCCCCGGGATCCATAACAATGAAGCGACAGATGGAATGATTAGGCTCATGCTGGAGTCTGCTTCTGCTGCTAATGATGACATTATTGAATTCAAGTGTAGA AAAGCTTCTTATGTGGTTTTAAAAATATGGGCAAATGATAAAACTGTAAGGGAGAGTCTTGGTGTGCACAAG GGAACAGTTGGAGAGTGGATAAGATGCAATTTCGATGTAGATTACATTGCAGATGTGTATAGTACAGTGGAGTATCATTTGACGCTTATGAGAAAAGGATACCGAGCATTGATATACAG CGGTGATCATGATTGTCAAGTTCCCTTCACTGGTACACAAGCATGGATTAGATTTCTGAACCTTTCTGTAGTTGATGATTGGCGACCATGGTATGCTGCTGGACAAGTTGCCGG ATTCACGAGAAGCTATGCGAATAATAACCTGATATATGCAACTGTGAAG GGTGCTGGGCACACTGCTCCGGAGTATAAACCTAAGGAGTGTCTCGAGATGTTTGCAAGATGGATTTCAGGCAATACTCTCTGA
- the LOC127754681 gene encoding serine carboxypeptidase-like 7 isoform X3 — MGKEASAMVARRSTSRRDWRRWWWRLLPLACCLVCWVASSAAAAGVAVASLPGFDGPLPFSLETGYVEVNESGPGCSSLSGLTHEIGPFQFAAKRYYSGGLPKIIYQPETWTKVSNIIFVDSPVGAGFSYAATQEGSKTSDTKTVKQLVIFLRKWLHDHPQFLLNPLYIGGDSYSGYIVPTLALAIDESNDSGDKPILNLMGYVAGNPRTERQFDEGGKIPFLHGMGLISNELYEHAKETCRGKYNAPGNARCEQSMKVIHDCTKDINMLHVLEPFCDVGSPGIHNNEATDGMIRLMLESASAANDDIIEFKCRKASYVVLKIWANDKTVRESLGVHKGTVGEWIRCNFDVDYIADVYSTVEYHLTLMRKGYRALIYSGDHDCQVPFTGTQAWIRFLNLSVVDDWRPWYAAGQVAGFTRSYANNNLIYATVKGAGHTAPEYKPKECLEMFARWISGNTL, encoded by the exons ATGGGAAAGGAAGCAAGCGCGATGGTTGCGAGGAGAAGCACCAGCCGCCGTGattggaggaggtggtggtggcggctgctGCCTCTCGCCTGCTGCTTGGTTTGTTGGGttgcctcgtcggcggcggcggccggtgtcgCCGTGGCGAGCCTTCCTGGATTCGACGGCCCACTGCCATTCTCCCTCGAGACCGG ATACGTGGAGGTGAACGAGA GTGGGCCCGGCTGTTCTAGTCTCTCTGGCCTAACCCACGAGATAG GACCATTCCAATTCGCCGCAAAACGGTATTACAGTGGAGGATTGCCGAAAATTATCTATCAACCAGAGACTTGGACTAAG GTGAGCAACATAATTTTTGTGGATTCTCCTGTAGGGGCAGGATTCTCATACGCGGCAACACAGGAAGGCTCCAAGACTAGCGATACCAAGACAGTGAAACAGCTTGTTATTTTCCTCAGAAAG TGGCTTCATGATCATCCCCAGTTCTTGCTGAATCCGCTGTATATTGGAGGTGACTCATATAGTGGTTATATTGTACCTACACTTGCACTAGCGATTGATGAAA GCAATGATTCAGGAGATAAACCAATTTTGAATCTCATG GGGTACGTTGCTGGCAATCCAAGGACCGAACGCCAATTTGATGAAGGTGGTAAAATTCCATTTCTCCATGGCATGGGACTTATATCCAATGAACTTTATGAG CATGCTAAGGAAACCTGCAGAGGGAAATACAATGCCCCAGGGAATGCTCGATGTGAGCAGTCTATGAAAGTTATACACGAT TGCACAAAGGACATCAACATGCTACATGTTCTTGAGCCATTTTGTGACGTCGGGAGCCCCGGGATCCATAACAATGAAGCGACAGATGGAATGATTAGGCTCATGCTGGAGTCTGCTTCTGCTGCTAATGATGACATTATTGAATTCAAGTGTAGA AAAGCTTCTTATGTGGTTTTAAAAATATGGGCAAATGATAAAACTGTAAGGGAGAGTCTTGGTGTGCACAAG GGAACAGTTGGAGAGTGGATAAGATGCAATTTCGATGTAGATTACATTGCAGATGTGTATAGTACAGTGGAGTATCATTTGACGCTTATGAGAAAAGGATACCGAGCATTGATATACAG CGGTGATCATGATTGTCAAGTTCCCTTCACTGGTACACAAGCATGGATTAGATTTCTGAACCTTTCTGTAGTTGATGATTGGCGACCATGGTATGCTGCTGGACAAGTTGCCGG ATTCACGAGAAGCTATGCGAATAATAACCTGATATATGCAACTGTGAAG GGTGCTGGGCACACTGCTCCGGAGTATAAACCTAAGGAGTGTCTCGAGATGTTTGCAAGATGGATTTCAGGCAATACTCTCTGA
- the LOC127754681 gene encoding serine carboxypeptidase-like 13 isoform X1 has product MGKEASAMVARRSTSRRDWRRWWWRLLPLACCLVCWVASSAAAAGVAVASLPGFDGPLPFSLETGYVEVNESTGVRLFYYFVQSEKDPNVDPLLLWLSGGPGCSSLSGLTHEIGPFQFAAKRYYSGGLPKIIYQPETWTKVSNIIFVDSPVGAGFSYAATQEGSKTSDTKTVKQLVIFLRKWLHDHPQFLLNPLYIGGDSYSGYIVPTLALAIDESNDSGDKPILNLMGYVAGNPRTERQFDEGGKIPFLHGMGLISNELYEHAKETCRGKYNAPGNARCEQSMKVIHDCTKDINMLHVLEPFCDVGSPGIHNNEATDGMIRLMLESASAANDDIIEFKCRKASYVVLKIWANDKTVRESLGVHKGTVGEWIRCNFDVDYIADVYSTVEYHLTLMRKGYRALIYSGDHDCQVPFTGTQAWIRFLNLSVVDDWRPWYAAGQVAGFTRSYANNNLIYATVKGAGHTAPEYKPKECLEMFARWISGNTL; this is encoded by the exons ATGGGAAAGGAAGCAAGCGCGATGGTTGCGAGGAGAAGCACCAGCCGCCGTGattggaggaggtggtggtggcggctgctGCCTCTCGCCTGCTGCTTGGTTTGTTGGGttgcctcgtcggcggcggcggccggtgtcgCCGTGGCGAGCCTTCCTGGATTCGACGGCCCACTGCCATTCTCCCTCGAGACCGG ATACGTGGAGGTGAACGAGAGTACGGGCGTGCGCCTCTTCTACTACTTTGTCCAGTCAGAGAAGGATCCTAATGTAGACCCACTTTTATTGTGGCTATCAGGTGGGCCCGGCTGTTCTAGTCTCTCTGGCCTAACCCACGAGATAG GACCATTCCAATTCGCCGCAAAACGGTATTACAGTGGAGGATTGCCGAAAATTATCTATCAACCAGAGACTTGGACTAAG GTGAGCAACATAATTTTTGTGGATTCTCCTGTAGGGGCAGGATTCTCATACGCGGCAACACAGGAAGGCTCCAAGACTAGCGATACCAAGACAGTGAAACAGCTTGTTATTTTCCTCAGAAAG TGGCTTCATGATCATCCCCAGTTCTTGCTGAATCCGCTGTATATTGGAGGTGACTCATATAGTGGTTATATTGTACCTACACTTGCACTAGCGATTGATGAAA GCAATGATTCAGGAGATAAACCAATTTTGAATCTCATG GGGTACGTTGCTGGCAATCCAAGGACCGAACGCCAATTTGATGAAGGTGGTAAAATTCCATTTCTCCATGGCATGGGACTTATATCCAATGAACTTTATGAG CATGCTAAGGAAACCTGCAGAGGGAAATACAATGCCCCAGGGAATGCTCGATGTGAGCAGTCTATGAAAGTTATACACGAT TGCACAAAGGACATCAACATGCTACATGTTCTTGAGCCATTTTGTGACGTCGGGAGCCCCGGGATCCATAACAATGAAGCGACAGATGGAATGATTAGGCTCATGCTGGAGTCTGCTTCTGCTGCTAATGATGACATTATTGAATTCAAGTGTAGA AAAGCTTCTTATGTGGTTTTAAAAATATGGGCAAATGATAAAACTGTAAGGGAGAGTCTTGGTGTGCACAAG GGAACAGTTGGAGAGTGGATAAGATGCAATTTCGATGTAGATTACATTGCAGATGTGTATAGTACAGTGGAGTATCATTTGACGCTTATGAGAAAAGGATACCGAGCATTGATATACAG CGGTGATCATGATTGTCAAGTTCCCTTCACTGGTACACAAGCATGGATTAGATTTCTGAACCTTTCTGTAGTTGATGATTGGCGACCATGGTATGCTGCTGGACAAGTTGCCGG ATTCACGAGAAGCTATGCGAATAATAACCTGATATATGCAACTGTGAAG GGTGCTGGGCACACTGCTCCGGAGTATAAACCTAAGGAGTGTCTCGAGATGTTTGCAAGATGGATTTCAGGCAATACTCTCTGA